One segment of Magnetospirillum sp. 15-1 DNA contains the following:
- a CDS encoding STAS domain-containing protein codes for MKLETRTADTATVVILSGEVDLRHSPSLRKALMELMLEKRPVVVDLSKVEYIDSSGIAGLVEAYQMARKNGTRFALAAISDPVRRVLQLARLDRVFTIADTVEAALGG; via the coding sequence ATGAAGCTGGAAACCCGTACCGCCGATACCGCCACCGTCGTGATCCTGTCCGGCGAGGTGGACCTGCGCCACAGCCCCTCGCTGCGCAAGGCGCTGATGGAGCTGATGCTGGAGAAGCGCCCGGTGGTGGTCGATCTCTCCAAGGTGGAATACATCGACAGCTCCGGCATCGCCGGCCTGGTCGAGGCCTACCAGATGGCCCGAAAGAACGGCACCCGCTTCGCCCTGGCGGCCATCAGCGATCCGGTCCGCCGGGTGCTGCAACTGGCCCGCCTGGATCGCGTCTTCACCATCGCCGACACCGTCGAAGCCGCGCTCGGGGGATGA
- a CDS encoding ABC-type transport auxiliary lipoprotein family protein, with amino-acid sequence MTAPMPLDIHPRSSVARAAGIRVHPCLRVTLVALGLALAACAGPAEPPDSFYRIEPGAPVQHFAKPVLPGVIEVNRLAADGVASERALAFARGEGGALGHYKYDFWSEPPGMLLQDRLAHYLAAAGLADRVVTPELRVLPDWVLRGKVRRFEQIAGRSEVVIDVELGVVSARDGRLVLLETYVARVPAASERVEDAAQAMEKGVADIFARFLADLGRAAR; translated from the coding sequence GTGACCGCCCCGATGCCCCTGGACATTCATCCACGTTCATCCGTGGCCCGCGCAGCGGGCATCCGTGTCCATCCGTGTCTTCGGGTGACCCTGGTCGCCCTGGGGCTTGCCCTTGCCGCCTGCGCCGGGCCGGCGGAGCCGCCCGATTCGTTCTATCGCATCGAGCCGGGGGCGCCGGTTCAGCACTTCGCCAAGCCGGTGCTGCCGGGGGTCATCGAGGTCAACCGGCTGGCCGCCGACGGGGTGGCGTCCGAGCGCGCCCTGGCCTTCGCCCGTGGTGAGGGCGGCGCCTTGGGCCACTACAAATACGATTTCTGGAGCGAGCCGCCGGGCATGCTGCTGCAGGACCGTCTCGCCCATTATCTGGCCGCCGCCGGTCTGGCCGACCGGGTGGTGACGCCGGAGTTGCGGGTGCTGCCCGATTGGGTGCTGCGTGGCAAGGTGCGGCGCTTCGAGCAGATCGCCGGACGCTCCGAGGTGGTGATCGACGTCGAATTGGGGGTGGTCAGCGCCCGCGACGGGCGGCTGGTGCTGCTGGAAACCTACGTGGCCCGCGTGCCCGCTGCCTCCGAGCGGGTCGAGGACGCCGCCCAGGCCATGGAAAAGGGCGTGGCCGACATCTTCGCCCGCTTCCTGGCCGATCTGGGGCGGGCGGCCCGATGA
- a CDS encoding MlaD family protein, which produces MKDSRINYALVGGFVLAMLVSLVAVVAVLTGRSGSTESYYTQLANVAGIKYGTKVTYEGFAVGQVENIYPLREGNNTVFRLEVSVARDWRIPKDSQARVAASGLLAAATLDIKGGTSSEMLPPGSDIPSGPAANIFAAMNDMAGQITDLNQTALKPLLFSLTRQVGSLGTILEKHAPDLMANLLVVTQDLAAKTPRITADVEKMTGTLSAKVVTDANADRIKETLTNAAQLSAGLQDSRRKVDAMLTSLDKSITGNQDNIDQSIKDLRHTLQAVSRSIDSVTYNLDGTTRNLHEFSRQIRDNPGVLIGGNKRGEDGPGRK; this is translated from the coding sequence ATGAAGGATTCCCGTATCAACTACGCGCTGGTCGGCGGTTTCGTTCTGGCCATGCTGGTATCGCTGGTGGCGGTGGTGGCGGTGCTGACCGGGCGGAGCGGCTCGACCGAATCCTATTACACCCAGTTGGCCAACGTCGCCGGCATCAAGTACGGCACCAAGGTGACCTACGAGGGCTTCGCGGTCGGTCAGGTGGAGAACATCTATCCCCTGCGCGAGGGCAACAACACCGTCTTCCGCCTGGAGGTGTCAGTGGCCCGTGACTGGCGCATCCCCAAGGATTCCCAGGCCCGCGTCGCCGCCTCGGGACTGCTGGCGGCGGCGACGCTCGACATCAAGGGCGGCACCTCGTCCGAGATGTTGCCTCCCGGTTCGGATATCCCGTCCGGCCCCGCCGCCAACATCTTCGCGGCCATGAACGACATGGCCGGGCAGATCACCGATCTCAACCAGACGGCCCTGAAGCCGCTGCTGTTCAGCCTGACCCGGCAGGTGGGCAGCCTGGGCACCATTCTGGAGAAGCACGCCCCCGACCTGATGGCCAACCTGCTGGTGGTCACCCAGGATCTGGCCGCCAAGACGCCCAGGATCACCGCCGACGTGGAGAAGATGACCGGCACCCTGTCCGCCAAGGTGGTCACCGACGCCAACGCCGACCGCATCAAGGAAACCCTGACCAACGCCGCCCAACTGTCGGCCGGCCTGCAGGACAGCCGCAGGAAGGTCGACGCCATGCTGACCTCCCTGGACAAAAGCATCACCGGCAACCAGGACAACATCGACCAGTCCATCAAGGACCTTCGCCATACGCTGCAGGCGGTATCGCGCTCCATCGACTCGGTCACCTACAACCTGGACGGCACCACCCGGAACCTGCACGAATTTTCGCGCCAGATCAGGGACAATCCCGGCGTGCTGATCGGCGGCAACAAACGGGGCGAGGACGGCCCGGGACGGAAATAG
- a CDS encoding ABC transporter permease, whose protein sequence is MSSEAEPRGFIGLLDRLGRRTVTGIAEFGYGASLLAECLYWLGMGGKRRQPVRLSPVVAQAMEIGIGALPIVTVLSATIGIMLAIQGIYTLRLFGAESRVSIGVAMSVVREFGPLITGILVAGRSGSALAARLGTMRINQEIDALTVMGISPVRFLVVPPLLAMLVMLPALTLWSDLVGLFAAGLYIAPQLGSSLGAYVDEMTDLVRLNDVWHGLGKSAIFAVLITVVGVVNGASVTGGAEGVGRMTTRSVVHAISAIVITDMIFVFMVTR, encoded by the coding sequence GTGAGCTCCGAGGCCGAACCCAGGGGATTCATCGGACTGCTCGACCGGCTGGGACGCCGGACGGTGACCGGGATCGCCGAATTCGGCTATGGGGCCTCGCTGCTGGCCGAATGCCTCTATTGGCTGGGCATGGGAGGCAAGCGCCGCCAGCCGGTGCGCCTTTCCCCCGTGGTGGCCCAGGCCATGGAGATCGGCATCGGCGCCCTGCCCATCGTCACCGTTCTGTCGGCCACCATCGGCATCATGCTGGCCATCCAGGGCATCTACACGCTTCGCCTGTTCGGCGCCGAATCCCGGGTGTCCATCGGCGTCGCCATGTCGGTGGTGCGCGAGTTCGGCCCGCTGATCACCGGCATTCTGGTGGCGGGGCGTTCGGGCTCGGCGCTGGCCGCCCGGCTGGGCACCATGCGCATCAACCAGGAAATCGACGCGCTCACCGTCATGGGTATCTCGCCGGTACGCTTTCTGGTGGTGCCGCCGCTGCTGGCCATGCTGGTGATGCTGCCGGCCCTGACCCTGTGGTCCGATCTGGTCGGCCTGTTCGCCGCCGGGCTGTACATCGCGCCGCAGCTGGGCAGCTCGCTGGGCGCCTATGTGGACGAGATGACCGATCTGGTGCGGCTCAACGACGTCTGGCACGGCCTGGGCAAAAGCGCCATCTTCGCCGTGCTGATCACCGTGGTCGGCGTGGTCAACGGCGCCTCGGTGACCGGCGGGGCCGAAGGAGTGGGCCGCATGACCACGCGGTCGGTGGTGCATGCCATCTCGGCCATCGTCATCACCGACATGATCTTCGTCTTCATGGTGACCCGCTGA
- a CDS encoding ABC transporter ATP-binding protein: MAGQSPSPTPYSIEVSNLVTHYGDRQILHDVSLTVARGEIMVIMGGSGSGKTTFLNHLLGLKKPSSGTVRILGHDIARLSPIALQRLRTRTGVAFQSGALFSSMSVGDNIALPLREHTGLDETTIGIMTRLKLEVVSLAGFEHLRPAELSGGMIKRAALARAIVMDPELLFCDEPSAGLDPVVASSIDDLILRLRDAMGMSIVVVTHDLDSAFKIADRICVLDKGHVLALDTVEAIRASSDPRIQNLLNRRTEDVEPDADSYLRRLIGGPAQPPSPPSTTRTPRP; the protein is encoded by the coding sequence ATGGCCGGGCAATCCCCCAGTCCCACCCCCTACAGCATCGAGGTCTCCAACCTCGTCACCCATTACGGCGACCGCCAGATCCTGCACGACGTGTCGCTCACCGTGGCGCGCGGCGAGATCATGGTGATCATGGGCGGCTCGGGCTCGGGCAAGACCACGTTCCTCAACCACCTGCTGGGGCTGAAGAAGCCCAGTTCCGGCACGGTGCGCATCCTGGGCCACGACATCGCCAGGCTGTCGCCCATCGCCCTGCAGCGGCTGCGCACCCGTACCGGCGTGGCGTTCCAGTCGGGCGCCCTGTTCAGTTCCATGAGCGTCGGCGACAACATCGCCCTGCCGCTGCGCGAACATACCGGGCTGGACGAGACCACCATCGGCATCATGACGCGGCTCAAGCTGGAAGTGGTGAGCCTGGCCGGCTTCGAGCACCTGAGGCCGGCCGAACTGTCGGGCGGCATGATCAAGCGCGCCGCCCTGGCGCGGGCCATCGTCATGGACCCGGAACTGCTGTTCTGCGACGAGCCGTCGGCGGGGCTGGACCCGGTGGTGGCGTCCTCCATCGACGACCTGATCCTCAGGCTGCGCGACGCCATGGGCATGAGCATCGTGGTGGTGACCCACGACCTGGATTCCGCCTTCAAGATCGCCGACCGTATCTGCGTGCTGGACAAGGGCCACGTGCTGGCGCTGGACACCGTCGAGGCCATCCGGGCCAGCAGCGATCCGCGCATCCAGAACCTGCTGAATCGTCGCACCGAGGACGTCGAGCCCGACGCCGATTCCTATCTGCGCCGGCTGATCGGCGGCCCCGCCCAGCCCCCCTCTCCACCCTCCACCACCCGGACACCGCGCCCATGA
- a CDS encoding TRAM domain-containing protein, which translates to MRKPRRAAPRANRNAPPPRTVELTIDLLGARGDGIARLDGEAVFVPFTVAGDRVLARIEGRRGDGLTAALIEVLEPGPGRASPPCAHYGRCGGCSAQHLDDALYAEWKRELLITQLARQGLAEVTVGPLVRVPPASRRRADFTFVRAKGAILLGFNGRASHTVVDIERCPLLDPDLSAALPGLRGMLSGIAVDGGGEMTVTLTEGGLDVLVEAPARLDLFERETLAAAAEALDLARLHWRRPGTGLVEPIARRHPATVHFAGIAVEPAPGAFLQPTRGGELAIAEAILSAIPRDVPVADLYAGCGSFSLPLALRGPVRAVEGEQGPVAALDAAARAGGLPLTTEVRDLARRPLAAHELKAYPAVVLDPPRAGAAAQAAELAKPVRGGPTTIAMVSCNPATLARDLRTLCDGGWRIERITPIDQFPWSAHLEAVAILRL; encoded by the coding sequence ATGAGAAAGCCGCGCCGCGCCGCGCCGCGCGCCAACCGCAATGCGCCGCCGCCTCGCACCGTCGAGCTGACCATCGACCTGCTGGGGGCACGCGGCGACGGGATCGCCCGTCTGGACGGCGAAGCGGTGTTCGTCCCCTTCACCGTCGCCGGTGACCGGGTGCTGGCCCGCATCGAGGGCCGGCGCGGCGACGGCCTGACCGCCGCCCTGATCGAGGTGCTGGAGCCCGGCCCCGGCCGCGCTTCCCCGCCTTGCGCCCATTACGGCCGCTGCGGCGGCTGCTCGGCTCAGCACCTGGACGACGCCCTTTATGCCGAGTGGAAGCGTGAACTGTTGATCACCCAACTGGCCCGTCAGGGGTTGGCCGAGGTGACGGTGGGACCGCTGGTGCGGGTGCCGCCCGCCTCGCGGCGGCGCGCCGACTTCACTTTCGTCCGCGCCAAGGGCGCCATCCTGCTGGGATTCAACGGCCGGGCCAGCCACACCGTGGTCGATATCGAGCGCTGCCCGCTGCTGGACCCGGATTTAAGCGCCGCCTTACCGGGGCTGCGCGGCATGCTGTCCGGCATCGCCGTGGATGGCGGCGGCGAGATGACCGTCACCCTGACCGAAGGCGGCCTGGACGTACTGGTGGAGGCGCCGGCCCGCCTCGATTTGTTCGAGCGCGAGACCCTGGCCGCCGCCGCCGAGGCCCTCGACCTCGCCCGCCTGCACTGGCGGCGCCCCGGTACCGGGCTAGTGGAACCCATCGCCCGGCGCCACCCGGCCACGGTGCATTTCGCCGGCATCGCTGTGGAACCCGCTCCCGGCGCCTTTCTGCAGCCGACCCGCGGCGGCGAGCTGGCCATCGCCGAGGCCATCCTGTCGGCCATCCCGAGGGACGTGCCGGTGGCCGATCTTTATGCCGGCTGCGGCAGCTTCAGCCTGCCCCTGGCGCTCCGCGGCCCGGTCCGCGCCGTGGAGGGCGAGCAGGGGCCGGTGGCGGCCCTGGACGCCGCCGCCAGGGCCGGGGGGCTGCCTCTGACCACCGAGGTGCGCGATCTGGCCCGCCGCCCGCTGGCCGCCCACGAGTTGAAGGCCTATCCGGCCGTGGTCCTCGACCCGCCCCGCGCCGGGGCGGCAGCCCAGGCCGCCGAACTGGCCAAGCCTGTTCGCGGCGGTCCCACCACCATCGCCATGGTGTCGTGCAATCCCGCCACCCTGGCCCGCGACCTGCGCACCCTTTGCGACGGCGGCTGGCGCATCGAGCGAATCACGCCGATCGACCAGTTCCCGTGGTCCGCTCACCTGGAAGCGGTGGCCATCCTTCGATTATGA
- a CDS encoding histidine phosphotransferase family protein gives MSDTLDTKLSELLCARLCHDLASPLGAAAAGLELLEDGSDPETLGLISASMGAATARLKFLRAALGPANDMPHTPKSLGDLIRAYLNGAAAGGTALDWSSERADIDGETARLLLNMVLIARDALPRGGRIVARCGREVGDDAGLRVSATGEGMGLSAEARLVLIDGAPPSGPRGAQAWFALHLARAKGLKIRLDPGPGEISIMA, from the coding sequence ATGAGTGACACTCTCGATACCAAGCTCTCGGAGCTTTTGTGTGCCCGCCTGTGCCATGACCTGGCCAGCCCCCTGGGGGCGGCCGCCGCCGGGCTGGAACTGCTGGAGGATGGCAGCGATCCGGAAACCCTTGGGCTGATCTCGGCCAGCATGGGCGCCGCCACCGCGCGGCTGAAGTTTTTGCGCGCTGCCCTGGGTCCGGCCAACGACATGCCCCACACGCCCAAATCCCTGGGTGATCTGATCCGCGCCTATCTCAACGGCGCGGCGGCCGGCGGCACGGCGCTGGACTGGTCCAGCGAGCGCGCCGACATCGACGGCGAGACGGCCCGGCTGCTGCTCAACATGGTGCTGATCGCCCGCGATGCCCTGCCGCGCGGCGGCCGGATCGTCGCCCGGTGCGGGCGGGAGGTGGGTGACGATGCCGGATTGCGCGTCAGCGCCACGGGCGAAGGTATGGGGCTCAGCGCCGAGGCGCGCCTGGTGCTGATCGACGGGGCTCCGCCATCGGGGCCGCGCGGCGCCCAGGCCTGGTTCGCCCTCCACCTCGCCCGTGCCAAGGGCTTGAAAATCAGGCTTGATCCCGGGCCGGGGGAGATTTCCATCATGGCCTGA
- a CDS encoding glycosyltransferase family 4 protein, translated as MDHVSPIEAPSAAVRQPVVLQVLPALVTGGVERGTVDMAVALAEAGWTAIVASEGGPMVRELTRAGVQHITLPLASKNPLTIRANALKLAEIITANGVDIVHARSRAPAWSAWIAAQATGAHYVTTFHGTYNLGWFGLKQKYNAVMTRGEKVIAISDFIAEHARRVYGLEADRIRVVHRGIDMSRFDPSRVSPERIIQLAQKWRLPDGYQVIMLPGRLTRWKGQAVLIEALALLGRHDVRCLLVGSDQGRTGYREELVELVKRRDLTDVVHLVDECTDMPAAYMLTDVVVSASTDPEAFGRIAVEGQAMGRPVIATAHGATDETVLPGRTGWLTAPGDPAALAQALDRFLALSAEERDLMAKDAMDFVRGSFSKEAMCTHTIDVYREVLGLPVTPSGA; from the coding sequence ATGGATCACGTCTCCCCCATCGAAGCGCCATCGGCGGCCGTTCGTCAACCGGTCGTCTTGCAGGTGCTGCCCGCCCTGGTCACCGGGGGGGTGGAACGCGGCACCGTGGACATGGCCGTCGCCCTGGCCGAGGCCGGGTGGACGGCCATCGTCGCCTCCGAGGGCGGCCCCATGGTGCGCGAGCTGACCCGCGCCGGGGTCCAGCACATCACCCTGCCGCTGGCCTCCAAGAATCCGCTGACCATCCGGGCCAACGCCCTGAAGCTGGCCGAGATCATCACCGCCAACGGGGTGGACATCGTCCACGCCCGCTCGCGCGCCCCGGCCTGGAGCGCCTGGATCGCCGCCCAGGCCACCGGCGCCCATTACGTCACCACCTTCCACGGCACCTACAATCTCGGCTGGTTCGGGCTGAAGCAGAAGTACAACGCCGTCATGACCCGGGGCGAGAAGGTGATCGCCATCTCGGACTTCATCGCCGAGCACGCCCGGCGCGTCTATGGCCTGGAGGCCGACCGTATCCGCGTCGTCCATCGCGGCATCGACATGTCGCGCTTCGATCCCTCCCGCGTCAGCCCCGAGCGCATCATCCAGCTGGCCCAGAAATGGCGGCTGCCCGATGGCTATCAGGTCATCATGCTGCCCGGCCGTCTGACCCGGTGGAAGGGACAGGCGGTGCTGATCGAGGCTCTGGCGCTGCTGGGCCGCCACGACGTGCGCTGTCTGCTGGTCGGCTCCGACCAGGGGCGGACCGGCTACCGCGAGGAGCTGGTGGAGCTGGTCAAGCGCCGCGACCTCACCGACGTGGTCCATCTGGTGGACGAGTGCACCGACATGCCCGCCGCCTACATGCTGACCGACGTGGTGGTATCTGCCTCCACCGACCCGGAGGCCTTCGGCCGCATCGCCGTCGAGGGCCAGGCCATGGGCCGGCCGGTGATCGCCACCGCCCACGGCGCCACCGACGAGACGGTATTGCCCGGCCGCACCGGCTGGCTGACCGCCCCGGGCGACCCTGCGGCATTGGCCCAGGCCCTGGACCGCTTCCTGGCCCTGTCCGCCGAGGAGCGCGACCTGATGGCCAAGGACGCCATGGACTTCGTACGCGGCAGTTTCTCCAAGGAAGCCATGTGCACCCACACCATCGACGTCTATCGCGAGGTGCTGGGTCTTCCCGTGACTCCTTCCGGCGCTTGA
- a CDS encoding SpoIIE family protein phosphatase: protein MPSPLPETDSASHLDLIVEMTGDFAHSHDVEATLRLGLERIAQRMGAEAASLFLIDEDSGELVCRANMGPVDVIGLRLTPGTGIVGRTIDLGVPQLVRDTRRDPDFTGAVDAATGFETLSILCAPMAVRGTKLGAIELFNKKGGGAFSQTDSRLLQALAASSALALINARLVADMAEEQGLKRELELASEIQRAMLPGPQSEDSPIHGINLPARGVSGDFFEIIPLADGRTAFAIGDVAGKGMKASLLMAKTASLFRCLVKREAGPGAVLTAINSELLETRMPGMFVTMAAGLFDPASGRVVLAIAGHEPPLLLKDGTFTPIEGEMPPLGIAVELFADGCPESVVDLDGGSLYLFTDGLTEARPRHDAMLENEGARALIQSFSALPATERLEALVRSLDDSGGLLDDITLVVIEDRRSGAVAAFERRYPARPEELAAIRAAVGGAARAMGCGESMVGDVVLAVDEACQNIIRHAYHGGEGDIVLRLDREDDRLVIRLMDFAPAVDVAKIHPRSLDEVRPGGLGTHLMRSIMDHVDFLPPPAGIGNLLQMVRRIDPT, encoded by the coding sequence ATGCCGAGCCCGCTTCCCGAGACAGATTCCGCCAGCCACCTCGACCTGATCGTCGAGATGACCGGCGATTTCGCCCATTCTCACGACGTGGAAGCCACCCTGCGTCTGGGCCTGGAACGCATCGCCCAGCGGATGGGGGCGGAAGCCGCCTCGCTGTTCCTCATCGACGAGGACAGCGGCGAACTGGTATGCCGCGCCAATATGGGGCCGGTGGACGTCATCGGCCTGCGGCTCACTCCCGGCACCGGCATCGTCGGGCGGACCATCGACCTGGGCGTGCCGCAGCTGGTGAGGGATACCAGGCGTGATCCCGACTTCACCGGCGCCGTCGACGCGGCCACCGGCTTCGAGACCCTTTCCATTCTGTGCGCCCCCATGGCGGTGCGCGGCACGAAACTGGGCGCCATCGAGCTGTTCAACAAGAAGGGCGGCGGCGCCTTCTCCCAGACGGATTCCCGCCTGCTGCAGGCCCTGGCCGCCAGTTCGGCCCTGGCGCTGATCAATGCCAGGCTGGTGGCCGACATGGCCGAGGAGCAGGGGCTGAAGCGCGAACTCGAGCTGGCGTCGGAGATTCAGCGGGCCATGCTGCCGGGGCCGCAATCCGAGGATTCGCCCATTCACGGCATCAACCTGCCGGCCCGCGGCGTTTCGGGGGATTTTTTCGAGATCATCCCGCTGGCCGATGGACGGACGGCCTTCGCCATCGGCGACGTGGCGGGCAAGGGCATGAAGGCTTCGCTGCTGATGGCCAAGACCGCCAGCCTGTTCCGCTGTCTCGTCAAGCGGGAGGCCGGCCCCGGAGCGGTTCTGACCGCCATCAATTCCGAACTGCTGGAAACCCGGATGCCCGGCATGTTCGTCACCATGGCGGCCGGCCTGTTCGATCCGGCCAGCGGCCGGGTGGTGCTGGCCATCGCCGGCCACGAGCCGCCGCTGCTGCTGAAGGACGGCACCTTCACCCCCATCGAGGGCGAGATGCCGCCGCTCGGCATCGCCGTGGAACTGTTCGCCGACGGCTGCCCGGAAAGCGTGGTCGACCTGGATGGCGGCTCCCTCTATCTCTTCACCGACGGGCTGACCGAGGCCCGCCCCCGCCACGACGCCATGCTGGAGAACGAGGGCGCCCGCGCCCTGATCCAGAGCTTCTCCGCCCTGCCGGCCACCGAGCGCCTGGAGGCGCTGGTGCGTTCGCTGGACGACAGCGGCGGCCTGCTCGACGACATCACCCTGGTGGTGATCGAGGACCGCCGGAGCGGCGCGGTCGCCGCCTTCGAGCGGCGATACCCCGCCCGGCCCGAGGAACTGGCCGCCATCCGCGCCGCGGTAGGCGGGGCGGCCCGCGCCATGGGCTGCGGCGAATCCATGGTCGGCGACGTGGTGCTGGCGGTGGACGAAGCCTGCCAGAACATCATCCGCCACGCCTATCACGGCGGCGAGGGCGACATCGTTCTTCGCCTGGACCGCGAAGACGATCGGTTGGTCATACGACTTATGGATTTCGCTCCCGCCGTGGATGTGGCTAAAATCCATCCCAGGTCGCTGGACGAGGTGCGGCCCGGGGGGCTGGGCACCCATCTGATGCGCTCTATCATGGATCATGTGGATTTCCTGCCGCCGCCGGCCGGAATCGGCAACCTTTTGCAAATGGTCAGACGGATCGACCCGACATGA
- a CDS encoding alpha/beta hydrolase gives MTDNTDNGHNPEGCGTLTRPDGATIAYRKLEGKAPGVVFLHGYHSDMEGGKALALEDMCRAEGRAFLRFDYFGHGKSSGDALYGTVGRWAADAVAVIDRLTEGPQVLVGSSLGGWIALLAALERRDRVAGLVGVAAAPDFTEDLMWQDFTFEQRRTLMETGALELPNCYEPENPWRVHRSLIEDGRNHLLLRDLIQIHCPVRLIHGQKDADVPWRTALQLADCLASEQVEMVLVKDGDHRLSRDGDLVRLTNVVAAMLETIQES, from the coding sequence ATGACTGACAATACTGACAATGGGCATAACCCGGAAGGGTGCGGAACGCTGACGCGTCCCGATGGCGCGACAATCGCTTACCGCAAGCTGGAAGGCAAGGCCCCCGGCGTGGTGTTCCTGCACGGGTACCATTCCGACATGGAAGGCGGCAAGGCCCTGGCGCTGGAAGACATGTGCCGGGCCGAGGGGCGCGCCTTCCTGCGCTTCGACTATTTCGGCCACGGCAAATCCTCGGGCGACGCGCTGTACGGCACGGTGGGACGCTGGGCCGCCGACGCGGTGGCGGTCATCGACCGGCTGACCGAGGGACCCCAGGTCCTGGTGGGGTCCAGCCTGGGGGGCTGGATCGCCCTTTTGGCCGCGCTGGAACGCCGCGACAGGGTGGCCGGGCTGGTGGGCGTCGCCGCCGCACCCGACTTCACCGAGGACCTGATGTGGCAGGACTTCACCTTCGAGCAGCGCCGCACCCTGATGGAAACCGGCGCGCTGGAACTGCCCAATTGCTACGAACCGGAAAATCCCTGGCGCGTCCATCGCTCGCTGATCGAGGACGGGCGCAATCACCTTCTGCTGCGCGACCTGATCCAGATTCATTGCCCGGTCCGACTGATTCACGGCCAGAAGGATGCCGACGTACCGTGGCGTACCGCGTTGCAACTGGCCGACTGCCTGGCCTCGGAGCAGGTGGAAATGGTCCTGGTCAAGGACGGCGACCACCGCCTGTCCCGCGACGGCGATCTGGTCCGCCTGACCAACGTCGTGGCGGCCATGCTGGAAACCATCCAGGAGTCGTAG
- a CDS encoding GxxExxY protein, with protein sequence MRLRLSDELEAITERIIGAAFEVSRTLGHGFAESVYKNALRHELALAGLKAAEEVRFEIRYRDQAVGTYIADLIVADRVVVELKAVEKLAPPHVGQVLNYLKAGRLPVGLLLNFGTPRLEIRRVLP encoded by the coding sequence ATGAGGCTTAGGCTTTCCGACGAGTTGGAGGCGATCACCGAACGGATCATCGGAGCCGCATTCGAGGTCTCGCGGACGTTGGGGCATGGTTTTGCCGAAAGCGTGTATAAGAATGCCCTGCGGCACGAACTGGCCTTGGCCGGATTGAAGGCGGCGGAAGAGGTCCGGTTCGAAATCCGCTACCGCGATCAGGCTGTGGGCACGTATATCGCCGATCTGATCGTCGCGGACCGCGTCGTGGTGGAACTGAAGGCCGTCGAAAAGCTGGCCCCACCCCATGTCGGACAGGTCCTGAATTATCTCAAGGCCGGGCGTCTTCCGGTCGGATTGCTGCTCAATTTCGGCACCCCACGTCTGGAAATACGGAGAGTCTTGCCGTGA
- a CDS encoding glycosyltransferase family 9 protein codes for MTTQRVLVIKLGALGDFVQAMGPFAAIRAHHAGARITLLTTRPFAELAAACPWFDEVWLDDKPPLWRLDKVLVLAARLRGGHFGRVYDLQTSDRSSWYFRLMGQGVEWSGIAKGCSHPHANPRRDFMHTIERQREQLAMAGINKVPPPDLAWAEAAPGRFDIPGRFVLLVPGGAPHRPAKRWPVERFGRVALWLAERGFTPVLLGTNKERAEIDTIRAICPQAVDLAERTGFPDIIALARRAEAALGNDTGPMHLIAAGGCPSVVLFSHDSDPALCAPRGNVTVLRRPSLAELGESEVEAALDGMLPAP; via the coding sequence GTGACCACCCAACGCGTCCTGGTCATCAAGCTCGGCGCCCTGGGCGATTTCGTCCAGGCCATGGGGCCGTTCGCCGCCATCCGCGCCCACCACGCGGGCGCCCGCATCACCCTGCTCACCACCCGGCCCTTCGCCGAACTGGCCGCCGCCTGCCCGTGGTTCGACGAGGTATGGCTGGACGACAAGCCGCCGCTGTGGCGCCTCGACAAGGTGCTGGTCCTGGCGGCCCGCCTGCGCGGCGGGCATTTCGGGCGGGTCTACGACCTGCAGACCTCGGACCGCTCGTCCTGGTATTTCCGCCTGATGGGCCAGGGCGTGGAGTGGTCGGGCATCGCCAAGGGCTGCTCCCATCCCCACGCCAATCCCCGGCGGGATTTCATGCACACCATCGAGCGCCAGCGCGAGCAACTGGCCATGGCCGGCATCAACAAGGTGCCGCCGCCCGACCTCGCCTGGGCGGAAGCCGCGCCGGGCCGCTTCGACATCCCTGGACGCTTCGTGCTGCTGGTTCCCGGCGGCGCGCCGCATCGCCCGGCCAAGCGCTGGCCGGTGGAGCGCTTCGGCCGGGTGGCTCTCTGGCTGGCGGAGCGCGGCTTTACTCCCGTTCTGCTGGGCACGAACAAGGAGCGGGCCGAGATCGACACCATCCGCGCCATCTGCCCGCAGGCGGTGGATCTGGCCGAGCGTACCGGCTTTCCCGACATCATCGCCCTGGCCCGCCGGGCCGAGGCGGCGCTGGGCAACGATACCGGCCCCATGCACCTGATCGCCGCCGGCGGCTGCCCCTCGGTGGTGCTGTTCTCCCACGATTCCGATCCGGCGCTGTGCGCGCCCAGGGGCAACGTCACCGTGCTGCGCCGCCCGTCCCTCGCCGAGCTGGGCGAATCGGAGGTCGAGGCGGCGCTGGACGGAATGTTGCCCGCACCTTGA